Proteins encoded in a region of the Acetobacter oryzifermentans genome:
- a CDS encoding toxin-antitoxin system TumE family protein has product MKEKITLSERVFIELVVWEVPSPLRGSLHHYKYRLALISDGKCVLRYDNESGKGDHKHIGAVEVSYTFQDLQTLKDDFLEDVREWLK; this is encoded by the coding sequence ATGAAAGAGAAAATCACCCTTTCAGAACGGGTGTTTATCGAATTGGTGGTCTGGGAGGTTCCTTCTCCCTTGAGAGGCAGTTTGCACCACTACAAGTATCGTCTGGCTCTGATATCGGATGGCAAATGCGTTCTGCGATATGACAATGAGTCAGGAAAAGGAGACCATAAGCACATAGGAGCCGTAGAAGTTTCTTACACATTTCAAGATTTGCAGACCTTAAAAGATGATTTTTTGGAGGATGTGAGAGAATGGTTGAAATGA